From a region of the Deltaproteobacteria bacterium genome:
- a CDS encoding 4-hydroxy-tetrahydrodipicolinate reductase, which translates to MVKVIVTGVGGRMGKRIFSLAAETEGVEIVGAVEQRDHPLVGTDVGAGLPSGKIRLIVEGDLEACIDKGDVVIDFTNREASVRHLEIVAARGKGIVIGSTGLSTVETDRIKELSKSTKCVLSPNMSVGVNVMFKVLGWVAEILGDEYDVEIVEAHHRLKKDAPSGTAMKMARIIAESLGRDLEEHGVYLRKGLIGERTRKEIGIQTVRAGDIAGDHMVMFGAFGERLEFIHRAHNRDNFARGAIRAARWLVDQENGLYDMEDVLGLKTWGLSQG; encoded by the coding sequence ATGGTCAAGGTGATTGTGACGGGTGTCGGGGGGAGGATGGGAAAGCGGATCTTCTCTCTCGCCGCGGAGACGGAGGGTGTCGAGATCGTCGGCGCCGTGGAACAGCGGGACCATCCCCTGGTCGGAACCGATGTCGGGGCGGGTCTGCCGTCGGGCAAGATCCGTCTCATCGTCGAGGGGGACCTGGAGGCATGCATCGACAAGGGCGACGTGGTGATCGACTTCACCAATCGCGAAGCCTCGGTGAGGCATCTGGAAATCGTCGCCGCCCGGGGCAAGGGGATCGTGATCGGCAGCACGGGTCTTTCCACCGTGGAAACGGACCGGATCAAGGAGCTGTCGAAAAGCACCAAATGCGTCCTGTCGCCGAATATGAGCGTCGGCGTGAACGTCATGTTCAAGGTCCTCGGCTGGGTCGCCGAAATTCTGGGGGATGAATACGACGTGGAAATCGTCGAGGCCCATCACCGCCTGAAGAAGGACGCCCCCAGCGGCACGGCCATGAAAATGGCCCGGATTATCGCCGAGTCCCTGGGGCGGGACCTGGAGGAGCACGGCGTTTACCTGCGCAAGGGTCTCATCGGCGAAAGGACACGGAAGGAAATCGGCATCCAGACGGTTCGGGCCGGTGACATCGCGGGAGACCACATGGTCATGTTCGGCGCTTTCGGGGAACGCCTCGAATTCATCCATCGCGCCCACAACCGGGACAACTTCGCCCGGGGCGCGATCCGGGCGGCCAGGTGGCTCGTGGACCAGGAAAACGGCCTGTACGATATGGAGGACGTCCTGGGGCTCAAGACGTGGGGCCTCAGCCAGGGATAA
- a CDS encoding 4-hydroxy-tetrahydrodipicolinate synthase, with protein MFKGAIVAIVTPFKNGGIDEEALRKLIEFQIANGTSGIVPCGTTGESATLSHEEHDRVIEITIDAVKKRVPVIAGTGSNSTEEALRLTRHAHEAGADGALVVCPYYNKPTQEGLYLHYKAIAEAAPIPIIVYNIPGRTGINMTPETLARLAEMPNIVGVKEAAGSIKQMSDIIGLCDPEFDVLSGDDAFTLPLLALGGKGVISVLSNVAPADMAGMVAAFEAGDLTGARRLHHKMIPLIDTLFIETNPGPVKAALSMMGLIEYELRLPLCRMAQGNYDKLKEVVAGYGLIG; from the coding sequence ATGTTCAAGGGAGCGATCGTCGCCATCGTCACGCCGTTCAAAAACGGCGGGATCGACGAGGAGGCGCTGAGAAAACTGATTGAGTTCCAGATCGCCAACGGGACGTCGGGTATTGTCCCCTGCGGGACGACGGGCGAATCCGCCACGCTGAGCCACGAGGAACACGACCGGGTGATCGAAATCACCATCGACGCGGTGAAAAAACGCGTTCCCGTCATCGCCGGAACGGGCTCCAACAGCACGGAGGAGGCCCTGCGCCTGACGAGGCACGCCCACGAGGCCGGCGCAGACGGGGCCCTGGTTGTCTGCCCCTACTACAACAAGCCGACCCAGGAAGGGCTTTACTTGCACTACAAGGCCATCGCGGAAGCGGCGCCGATCCCGATCATCGTCTATAACATCCCCGGCAGAACGGGAATAAACATGACGCCCGAGACCCTGGCCCGTCTCGCTGAAATGCCCAACATCGTGGGCGTCAAGGAAGCGGCCGGTTCCATCAAGCAGATGAGCGATATCATCGGCCTGTGCGACCCGGAGTTCGACGTTCTCTCGGGAGACGACGCCTTCACGCTGCCCCTCCTGGCCCTGGGCGGAAAGGGCGTCATATCCGTCCTGTCCAATGTCGCCCCGGCGGATATGGCGGGCATGGTCGCCGCCTTTGAAGCGGGGGATCTCACCGGGGCCCGGCGGCTCCACCACAAGATGATTCCCCTCATCGATACCCTGTTCATCGAAACGAACCCCGGGCCGGTCAAGGCGGCCCTCTCCATGATGGGCCTCATCGAGTACGAACTGCGCCTTCCCCTGTGCAGGATGGCCCAGGGAAATTATGATAAACTGAAGGAGGTCGTGGCCGGCTACGGCCTGATCGGCTAG